Proteins encoded within one genomic window of Acidimicrobiales bacterium:
- a CDS encoding bifunctional [glutamine synthetase] adenylyltransferase/[glutamine synthetase]-adenylyl-L-tyrosine phosphorylase produces the protein MADRAVDRAVERSAAPVAVAIALDALSEARPDLRERLEADPALLSTLVAVTGASRFLTRLLVADPNALDVVEDLDTRPPLTPGTVDELAAWKQRELLRIAARDLTGLDLLEQVGRNLAALADDVLAASWRLSGTAAAGVAVIGMGKLGGRELNYASDVDVMFVGEGDARSVMDAARTCFRVDADLRPEGRSGPLVRTLASYEAYWDRWAGTWEFQALLKARAVAGNPELGERFLRSASERVWSRPFGAEELREVRAMKARTEELVARKGLADREVKRGRGGIRDVEFAVQLLQLVHGRADEALRSPNTLVALAELGDAGYVDPADADALTDAYRFLRAVEHRLQLVEGRQVHAVPTDGDARAHLARVLGERDDAEATAVARFDADLRRHQATVRSIHERLYFRPLLEAFTGASPMTAAAVETRLAAFGFADAERTRQALTELTRGLTRSSRLMNQMLALLLGWLSESPDPDLGLLGLRTLATGRHRAAQLVATFRESPEAARRLCLLLGTSRILLTGFEHHPELIATLGDREALAARSRRELSERARSSLAWRDAPAQRRTALYRLARAERTLVAARDVLGLEDVERTSDALTALAEAVLEAALVTIAPAVPLAVIGMGRFGGAELSYASDLDVLFVYDGETPEDFGAAERAAEALLRFVEGGTPAERIFDIDADLRPEGRHGPLARSLDGYRTYHRRWALTWERQALLRARVVAGDADVGARFLSLVDDVLWGSPLTDDHVRQIRRMKARVERERIPPGDDPQFHLKLGRGSLADVEWTAQLLQLRHGVASPGTMGALRRLAEAGAVDGDHAAVLAEAYRFCEQVRNRWYLVKGAPGDALPARADQLARLARSFDTSAAALREEYRRVTRRARRVVERLFYGVDDS, from the coding sequence GTGGCCGACCGTGCCGTTGACCGGGCCGTCGAGCGCTCCGCCGCGCCGGTCGCGGTGGCCATCGCCCTCGACGCGCTCAGCGAGGCGCGGCCCGACCTGCGCGAGCGGTTGGAGGCCGATCCCGCGCTGTTGTCGACGCTGGTCGCCGTCACGGGCGCCAGCCGGTTCCTGACCCGCCTCCTCGTCGCCGACCCCAACGCCCTCGACGTCGTCGAGGACCTCGACACCCGGCCCCCGCTGACCCCCGGAACGGTGGACGAGCTGGCGGCGTGGAAGCAGCGCGAGCTCCTCCGCATCGCCGCGCGCGACCTGACCGGGCTCGACCTGCTGGAGCAGGTGGGCCGCAACCTGGCCGCCCTGGCCGACGACGTCCTGGCCGCGTCGTGGAGGCTTTCGGGAACGGCGGCCGCCGGAGTGGCCGTCATCGGCATGGGGAAGCTGGGAGGGCGGGAGCTGAACTACGCCAGCGACGTCGACGTCATGTTCGTGGGCGAGGGCGACGCCCGCTCCGTGATGGACGCCGCCCGCACGTGCTTCCGCGTCGACGCCGACCTCCGGCCCGAGGGGCGCAGCGGGCCGCTCGTGCGCACGCTGGCCTCCTACGAGGCGTACTGGGACCGGTGGGCCGGCACCTGGGAGTTCCAGGCGCTCCTCAAGGCCCGGGCGGTGGCAGGGAACCCAGAGCTGGGCGAGCGGTTCCTGCGGTCGGCGTCGGAGCGGGTGTGGAGCCGCCCGTTCGGAGCCGAGGAGCTGCGCGAGGTCCGCGCCATGAAGGCGCGCACCGAGGAGCTGGTGGCCCGCAAGGGGTTGGCCGACCGCGAGGTGAAGCGGGGCCGCGGCGGCATCCGCGACGTCGAGTTCGCCGTGCAGCTCCTCCAGCTGGTGCACGGCCGGGCCGACGAGGCCCTGCGCTCGCCCAACACCCTCGTGGCGCTGGCCGAGCTGGGCGATGCCGGCTACGTCGACCCGGCCGACGCCGACGCCCTGACCGACGCCTACCGGTTCCTGCGCGCCGTGGAGCACCGGCTCCAACTGGTCGAGGGCCGGCAGGTCCACGCCGTCCCGACCGACGGCGACGCCCGCGCCCACCTGGCGCGCGTGCTCGGCGAGCGCGACGACGCCGAGGCCACCGCGGTGGCGCGCTTCGACGCCGACCTGCGCCGCCACCAGGCGACCGTCCGCTCCATTCACGAGCGCCTGTACTTCCGGCCCCTGCTGGAGGCGTTCACCGGTGCCTCGCCCATGACCGCCGCGGCGGTGGAGACCCGCCTGGCCGCCTTCGGCTTCGCCGACGCCGAACGCACCCGCCAGGCGCTGACCGAGCTCACCCGCGGTCTCACCCGCTCCTCCCGCCTGATGAACCAGATGCTCGCCCTTCTGCTGGGCTGGCTGTCCGAGTCCCCCGACCCCGACCTCGGCCTGCTCGGGCTGCGCACGCTGGCGACGGGCCGGCACCGGGCCGCCCAGCTGGTGGCGACGTTCCGCGAGTCGCCCGAGGCGGCCCGGCGCCTGTGCCTGCTGCTCGGCACCAGCCGCATCCTCCTCACCGGGTTCGAGCACCACCCAGAGCTGATCGCCACGCTGGGCGACCGGGAGGCGCTCGCCGCCCGCTCCCGCCGCGAGCTGTCGGAACGGGCTCGCTCGTCGCTGGCGTGGCGGGACGCACCGGCCCAGCGCCGCACCGCTCTCTACCGGCTGGCCCGGGCCGAGCGGACCCTCGTCGCCGCCCGCGACGTGCTCGGCCTGGAGGACGTGGAGCGCACGTCGGACGCGCTGACCGCGCTGGCCGAGGCGGTGCTGGAGGCCGCCCTCGTCACCATCGCCCCGGCCGTGCCGCTGGCGGTGATCGGCATGGGCCGCTTCGGTGGCGCCGAGCTGTCGTACGCCAGCGACCTCGACGTGTTGTTCGTCTACGACGGCGAGACGCCGGAGGACTTCGGGGCCGCCGAGCGGGCGGCCGAGGCGCTGCTCCGGTTCGTCGAGGGCGGCACGCCGGCCGAGCGCATCTTCGACATCGACGCCGACCTGCGGCCCGAGGGGCGCCACGGCCCCCTGGCCCGCAGCCTGGACGGGTACCGCACCTATCACCGGCGATGGGCGCTCACGTGGGAGCGCCAGGCCCTGCTGCGGGCCCGGGTGGTGGCCGGCGACGCCGACGTGGGAGCCCGCTTCCTGTCCCTGGTCGACGACGTGCTGTGGGGATCGCCGCTCACCGACGACCACGTCCGCCAGATCCGGCGCATGAAGGCGCGGGTCGAGCGCGAGCGCATCCCGCCGGGCGACGACCCCCAGTTCCACCTCAAGCTGGGCCGGGGGTCGCTCGCCGACGTGGAGTGGACGGCCCAGCTCCTCCAGCTGCGCCACGGGGTCGCCTCCCCCGGCACCATGGGCGCCCTGCGGCGGCTGGCCGAGGCGGGCGCCGTCGACGGTGACCACGCCGCCGTCCTCGCCGAGGCCTACCGGTTCTGCGAGCAGGTCCGGAACCGGTGGTACCTGGTGAAGGGGGCCCCCGGCGACGCCCTCCCCGCCCGGGCCGACCAGCTGGCCAGGCTGGCCCGCAGCTTCGACACCAGCGCGGCGGCCCTCCGGGAGGAGTACCGCCGGGTCACCCGCCGTGCCCGGCGGGTGGTCGAGCGCCTGTTCTACGGCGTCGACGACTCCTGA